AGCAGGCGGTGTAATGCTATAGAATTTATTTTTTCATATAGTTTTCACTGTCGGTTTGGCCAGAACCGGCGGTGTAATGCTTCATTGCTGGTTCAAGAGCAGGCGGGACAAAATTTGATATAAAATCGGACACTGAGCCGGTAGTCAAAAAAAATTTCACCAGTGGTTTTATGTCCACTACGCCACCCACTAAACAACCGGTGAAGAAAAGAGGTTTCGCCGCAGGTTCAAGGTTGAGTGGTTGATGTCTAAATGTAGGGGCATTCTtcgaatgtgtaatagccctataAATAAGAGAAGTGGCTGCCGGAAGACAATTGTACCTTCCACCCCTTTCATTTTTTAGGGTTAGATAAGCAAGAGATAGGCTAGAGAGAGATAAGCACCAATTAGTCTTTTTCTTCACAAGAGTGGGAGGATGTTTGGAGGTAGGCTAATATGATGTATAGATGAATTCATGGTTGGCTGGAAGTGAAGAAAACTTTTTTGAATTCATCTCTTGCCCCCTCTCTTTGATTCCTTTCTTTTTCTCCTTTCTTGTGAATTTTCGTACTTCCTATATGGTCGCGATTTGAGGACAACTTCGTGGTGATTCATGATGCTAGGACGTGGGAAAACATCTTTAGGGTGTTTCCCTTCCAAATCCACTCCACGAGCATATCTTACTCTATGAAATCCTTGAGTTCTTCCCTCTTTGAGCTTTTCAGTGAATACCCCATTTTGAAAAGAAGTGTTCAATTCATGATGAATCCCAAATATTTTTGAAAAGATCTTGTGGGATTACCTTCACCACGTGTTAGTCAAGGTCTGGACcaagtttcacaattttttggaGATGATTTGAAGTAGTTTTGGTTTTTTGGAGAAAGTTTCTAAAAATCTATGAAAACAGAGTCCTCTGATTTTCATACTAGGGACTCGTTTTTTGCGACTTGTAATTTTTAGGAAGGTCCTCTAGGGATTGATTCGTCTTGTTGTGAAGCTCTAGTACAAATTTCTCAATGTTTAGAATTCATTTGAACAGGTTTGCATTTTCTTCAAAAATCTCTCGCGATGAAATCTGCCTACGAGGCATCTGATTTGCATACCAGAGGATCCGGTTTGCACTGTGAAAATAGTGTCTTCTAGTTTGCATACCAAGGAGTCCAGTTTTCATGGTGCTTTGGTATTTCTCTCCATTCTTTGTGCGTCTTGCTTCCGCACCTTCCTAGCTAGTCCTGTTCCTAAGATCAGTGGGTAGTTGTTACTATATGATCTTGGAGTGAGATAGAAGAGATGAGCATTTGGTTGGAATTGGGATATAAGCCAAATTCTTCCTTGGCAGAGAATGTTTATCGGCTCCCATTCAaaacaccaccaccacaacccccCTCGCTCCCCCATTCTTCCGTCCTTCAACAATAAACAAATCTAGGTGAAAACATTTTCAACACTTTTTCAAAAAAAACACTTACAGAAAGTATTCAAAATATTTCAGTAATTAATTGTAGGAAGAAATAAATATATAGTAAACAGATATTTCAATAAATATGTAAATTATAGTATATAAAATTCATTACACTAACTAAGTATTTGAAAGTAGTTTACAtcaataaatataaatatatcagTTTCAAACTGCATCAAAGTTCATTTATTTTATGGTTTGGATATTATTCTTATCGATCCATATCCACATTTGTTTTTGTATTACGATCCGAATTCGTATCATGAAAACTGGTGGAAAACAAATTTGGATACTTCTATTTTAGTTTGTTTTTAAAAACAAATGTGCATACTGATATATTATTATCGTTTCGGCGGATATGGATTTCGGATAATTTGGATAACATCACACCTCGTTCCTTCATTAGATTCATCTAGAATGAGGGCTTGTTTTGGATTCCATGGGTTAACAACTAGTTGCTACACTTTATCCCTTGAGGACCCAAACAAGAGGGCTAATGTGTAGGCTAAAGTTTAGCCAAAGTCCCAACCAGTTGTTAGTTCACTGGTCAGTAAACCCAGTTAACGAGGGCTAATGTCAACCAACAGAtagagaaataaccaaaataccCCCTCATCAATCATGTCTCCCCACTTCTCTATCCTCTCTCGAGAACAGTCCCTTCTCGTCGATCTCAGGTACGAGCGCCGCCGTCCTGCCCCCGACCTTAGCGATTGCTCAACACGAGCTGGCCACACTAGAGTCAACGCCAGATCTCATCGGACCTCGCTGGTGCAGGAGAGAGAAGCCGGTGTCGATCCGCCTCGGTCACCGTCAATCCGGCTCGGCCAGCGCCGATCCGTCTCGGTCGGCGTTGATCCGCCTTGGCCAGCCGTCCTACCATGGCTTCTTCCCACACCCTCGCGACGAGAGAAGGCGGATAGGGCCCGCACGCTCGCAATGAGCAGAGGTGGATGGGGCCCGCACACTCACGACGAGCGGAGGCGCTGGTGGTCGCCGAGCCCGAGCGTCTCCGCCATGGCGAGAAGGAAATTGCAGACCGCAAAATGTGGGGGAGAAGGAAAGATGCGGGAGGAAGGGTAGATGAGGAAAGAGAAATAAAAAGGGCCAACAATTAGCTCAAGATCCAAACATGTATGGGTTAATAAATAGTTGGCTAATTTTTAGCTGGctattttttagccatggctaacaacTAGTCCTAGTTCATCAAGCATGGCGTGAGAAATATCACCTGTAGTTGTTGGAGTTCCAGAAATGAATAGCCAGGGTTCGCGAATTTCTCTTGACACCTACAACTATTAGTGGAAGAGTTGGGTGGCAAGCTACTGCAGTACAACCACCTTTCCCGTATAGTGTGCGAACACGTGTCCCCGTTTGCAAATCCCATATCTGAATCAGCACGAGAAGAAAGAAAATCATTACACATTCAACTCGATTGCTATTGCATAAAAGTGCACACAACATTACTTACCTGTAGACCATGACGCATCATAATAACCACATGGTTCCGACCATCCACAGTGAAAATATGATCATAGCGTAACTGGTAGTTTTGTTCAATTGTTGTGATAGGCTGAGCGGAAGGAGGATACATTGACCAGACCTGTTAAGTCAGTTACGAGGAATAGATCAAAGTCAGATTGAACCAGGATATGATATGAGCTAGAGAGTCGGTTCAGACCAACCTTGAGCGCACCAGCTTTGTTGCGACTAGTGAAGGTGTTGGCGTCGTTGGGGTTAAACTTGACAAGGATCCACCAACGTTTGGTTGAATTGTCTGAGAACAAGTGAACTTGTCGAGAACAGGCCCAGCCGTTTTCCCAGTTCCAGACCTTGATCACGCCGTCAGCACACGCCGATAGCAGGAATGGTTGGGTAGGGTGAATCGCCAACGATACAACAGGACTACCACCTGCTTTGAATACCTTTATTTCTTCCATTGTAATACACGAGTAGACATAGATGTATCCACAATCATCTGCGGCTACAAACCATTGCCTTCGAGGGATGAATATAACCGAAAAATACATTACTTTTCTGGCAAGGATTGGATATATATTGCCTGCTTCCCTCGGGACCTCTATTTTAACAATTGTTTCCTGACAGTTAATGAAAAGAATTAGTATGCCTGTTCATGGATAATAACAAATAAAACTGCTCCGATCCCCAATAGTATAGTATGCTTAAGTATTATTATGTCGCATACGGTCTTCGTAGTTAATAAATATAAACTGAATCACCTATATATATTTCATTCCATTACCTGCTTCTCGTAGTCCCAAATGGAAAGATACTTGTCATGACAGAGCAAAATCCTACAAAGATGAAATTTGAGAGAAAACTAAGTGTAAGCTAGATATATCAAACTTTTTGGTGTTCTCCAGTAAATTCAATCGGTGAATCTCCTCACCAGGGCTGTGTGGGATGCACATCTATTTTGTGTATGCCTTTAACTACAGCCCTGCATTTTCCCTGATGAGACAACCAAAAAAGTATTTGTCACCGTACCACTCACCAGATATTGTGATATCGTCTATGCATGGTAACTCTTCACCACTAGAGTATGTTCCTACAGGCGGGTTGAACGAACTCACCATGGCGGCGGCAATGTCCCTTTCTGGGGACAACAACTCAACGGCAGTGGTCAACGTCGCGGCATGCACCTCGCCACCCAACTCTTCCACTCGCTTCAGTAGACCATCAATTTTGGGGTCCTTGCCAATGGATGATTTCAAAGCTTTCAGGTCTCTCTCGCTCACCATGGCAATTATCAGTATGTTAAACATGCCTGCATCCAGTGGCGGCTGCTCTAGGTCTACCATTATCACATCTGAAGCGCCAGTGGACATTGGTTCCATAATGGAATGGCCGATATGACGCCTATACATATCTGTAAACTGTGGTATAATCCAGTAGGTCACATAACGATCTGTCCTGTTAATTATGTTCACTATGCACCTGGCACCCTTCTTGGCCTTGAAAAAGCAGAGTTCCAGAGGGTGGACATCCAACATCTCACTCTCACTTAACCCAGTACTTAATAACTGCAACATAACAGGATACTAGTGAGACACAACATGCATATAGTTGCACATAGAGAGAGTTCATTCTTCCACCATAAAAAGAAAATTTTCGGCTATAAAAATAACCTTTCGGCAGTAAAAATACATATAACTTGAAGTATCCGTTATTGTCAAGCAATTATTATAGGTTGCTTCTCTCACAAAAAatggaacgtgcaaataaaataGATCGTATATCCACACATACATTGAAAATATAAAGAAAAATGGAATTATATGAATTAAAAAGAAGTGGTAGTAGGGGTGTTTGGTGCTCCAGCAGAACTGGCAGGAATAAAAATAGCAAAAAGTTTATAGAAAGAAAGATGTTCAATGACATAGAGATCTAAAACAATGTATAGTACCACGGGGTTGAAAGTACAAAAGTGAAACAAAAGAAAACTTACTCTGTAGCACTTCCAATACATGGAGGAGTAGAAAAAACCGATCAGCAGTTGACTATACCTATTTGTGCGCGTCGGAAGGGTTCCTACAGACATATTCAATTTTCTATATGCTAATTTAGTATATCAAATTGGTGACACCTTTGGTTGTAGTAGGATTTGGCGACACTTTAGGGCTGGTTTAGATCCCATAGACTAACAACTAGCGGCTAAAAATTAGCTATAGTTCATTCAAACACGAGGGCTGATTTAGAGAGTAAGTTTAAGAAAAACCGTTAGAGATGCTC
The sequence above is drawn from the Miscanthus floridulus cultivar M001 chromosome 15, ASM1932011v1, whole genome shotgun sequence genome and encodes:
- the LOC136508736 gene encoding uncharacterized protein isoform X2 — translated: MDIYQDSRCLDLEKALYDESVDPIDLPFWFLNHITKKFSENELIGSGGFADVYKGALPNGMVVAVKKLRKIKVLNEEDFQREIDCLIKAKHKNIVRFLGYCSETLHTRKPFEGRFVWADERQMLFCFEYHSKGSLAGFLTEESSGLPWKARYQIIKGICEGVGHLHQQYIIHRDLNPKNILLDDSMVPKIADFGISKLLSENKRWTTTENIVGTRPYMAPEFLRSGTITPETDIYSLGVIIIQILMGCSERTSVDKVLETWTNMFGTSESQSLLQVKLCAEIGIKCMDDNPMNRPDIQDIISSLKEKDDISSTSTGQSVDEVDSMIVSSAQSSQRERSALVRFYQQYRLAKNACKPTRINASKEVAETNSELLSTGLSESEMLDVHPLELCFFKAKKGARCIVNIINRTDRYVTYWIIPQFTDMYRRHIGHSIMEPMSTGASDVIMVDLEQPPLDAGMFNILIIAMVSERDLKALKSSIGKDPKIDGLLKRVEELGGEVHAATLTTAVELLSPERDIAAAMGKCRAVVKGIHKIDVHPTQPWILLCHDKYLSIWDYEKQETIVKIEVPREAGNIYPILARKVMYFSVIFIPRRQWFVAADDCGYIYVYSCITMEEIKVFKAGGSPVVSLAIHPTQPFLLSACADGVIKVWNWENGWACSRQVHLFSDNSTKRWWILVKFNPNDANTFTSRNKAGALKVWSMYPPSAQPITTIEQNYQLRYDHIFTVDGRNHVVIMMRHGLQIWDLQTGTRVRTLYGKGGCTAVACHPTLPLIVVGVKRNSRTLAIHFWNSNNYRKNQWFSLVASPSSTSLHR